The following proteins come from a genomic window of Candidatus Neomarinimicrobiota bacterium:
- a CDS encoding DsrE family protein produces MITFILNHAPYGAEKSYNALRLALALLKKKEPLRIFMLDDGGISLGQAVACLLQYLRNELPHTGLHWMGNLVEPNQLMKDMEMMGLEIT; encoded by the coding sequence ATGATCACATTTATACTCAATCATGCACCCTACGGGGCTGAGAAATCATACAATGCACTCCGCCTGGCGCTGGCTTTGCTGAAGAAGAAAGAACCACTGAGAATTTTCATGCTCGATGACGGCGGAATATCCCTGGGGCAGGCAGTGGCATGTTTGTTGCAATATCTTCGAAATGAACTCCCCCACACGGGCTTGCACTGGATGGGAAATTTGGTTGAGCCAAACCAATTAATGAAGGATATGGAAATGATGGGACTTGAGATTACATGA
- a CDS encoding FAD/NAD(P)-binding oxidoreductase: MAHNTVIVLGGGVGGLVTANELRKSLSAERRVVVVEKKEEHAFAPSFLWLMVGDREPQQVTRPVRDLVRPGVDLKHGEISSISPADQTVEVDGERLSYDHLVVALGADLIPDAIDGLKESAYTFYSFDGSKKLRLALESFNKGKVVVVVSAMPYKCPGAPYEGAMLIADHFIQRGLQDKVQVELYTPEPQPMPVAGPELGMAVTDMLTSKGITYNPLHQLTSVDGKNGELIFEGKEPVAYDLLVAIPPHKPPAIVSEAGLTNEAGWMPVNHETLETKHKNVYAIGDITSVPIPGRWKPDKPMMLPKAGVFAHAQAKVVAERIAASINGVDSDVVFCGDGYCMLEAGEALAGFAFGNFFAEPTPQVELRELGKTWHIGKVMFEKWWLAPFGVRRSLLGQMLTTGGKMLGIPVDL, encoded by the coding sequence ATGGCACATAACACTGTTATAGTCCTCGGCGGAGGCGTAGGCGGGCTCGTCACTGCCAACGAGTTGAGGAAATCTCTGTCGGCTGAGCGCCGCGTTGTAGTAGTCGAAAAGAAGGAAGAGCACGCCTTTGCACCATCGTTCCTGTGGCTGATGGTGGGTGACCGGGAGCCGCAGCAGGTGACACGCCCGGTACGGGACCTGGTGCGCCCCGGCGTCGATCTGAAACATGGGGAAATCAGTAGTATCAGTCCAGCAGATCAGACCGTTGAGGTGGATGGCGAGAGATTATCCTATGATCACCTCGTAGTTGCGTTAGGTGCCGATCTGATACCCGACGCAATTGACGGACTGAAGGAGTCAGCGTACACATTCTACAGTTTCGACGGTTCGAAGAAGTTGCGCCTGGCCTTGGAGTCATTCAATAAAGGGAAGGTGGTCGTAGTCGTCAGTGCCATGCCGTATAAGTGTCCCGGCGCGCCCTACGAGGGGGCTATGCTGATTGCGGATCACTTCATTCAACGCGGATTGCAGGATAAGGTACAGGTTGAACTTTACACGCCGGAGCCGCAGCCCATGCCGGTGGCCGGACCGGAACTTGGGATGGCTGTCACAGATATGCTCACCTCAAAAGGGATCACGTATAATCCGCTGCATCAACTCACCTCCGTTGACGGAAAGAATGGGGAATTGATCTTTGAGGGGAAGGAACCTGTTGCTTATGATCTTCTGGTAGCCATTCCTCCGCACAAGCCGCCGGCGATCGTGAGCGAGGCTGGACTGACCAATGAAGCCGGCTGGATGCCGGTGAATCATGAAACGCTTGAGACCAAGCACAAGAATGTCTACGCAATCGGCGATATCACCTCTGTCCCCATTCCCGGTCGCTGGAAGCCGGACAAGCCGATGATGCTTCCCAAGGCTGGGGTGTTTGCTCATGCGCAGGCAAAAGTCGTGGCGGAGCGCATCGCGGCGAGCATCAACGGAGTAGATTCAGATGTAGTTTTCTGTGGTGACGGCTACTGTATGTTAGAAGCTGGAGAAGCATTGGCCGGGTTTGCCTTTGGCAACTTCTTCGCGGAGCCGACGCCACAGGTTGAACTTCGTGAGCTGGGCAAGACATGGCACATTGGAAAGGTGATGTTTGAAAAGTGGTGGCTGGCGCCGTTTGGAGTGAGGCGAAGTCTGTTAGGACAGATGCTGACGACGGGTGGCAAAATGCTAGGAATCCCGGTTGATCTGTAA